In one Pseudomonas fitomaticsae genomic region, the following are encoded:
- the atuD gene encoding citronellyl-CoA dehydrogenase produces the protein MIFTPEHEALRRTVRQFVEHEINPHVDEWEKAGRFPIHEIFRKAGDLGLLGISKPEKFGGMGLDYSYSIVAAEEFGTIHCGGIPMSIGVQTDMCTPALARFGSDELREEFLRPAITGEQVGCIGVSEVGAGSDVAGLKTTARKDGDDYVINGSKMWITNSPSADFICLLANTSDDKPHINKSLIMVPMNTPGISLSSHLDKLGMRSSETAQVFFDNVRVPQRNRIGHEGAGFMMQMLQFQEERLFGAANMIKGLEYCVDSTIEYCKERKTFGNALIDNQVIHFRLAELQTEIECLRALVYQATEQYVKGQDVTRLASMAKLKAGRLGREVSDSCLQYWGGMGFMWDNPVARAYRDVRLVSIGGGADEIMLGIICKLMGILPGKKK, from the coding sequence ATGATCTTCACCCCGGAACACGAAGCCCTGCGCCGCACCGTCCGCCAGTTCGTCGAGCACGAGATCAACCCCCACGTCGACGAGTGGGAAAAGGCCGGGCGTTTTCCGATCCACGAGATTTTCCGCAAGGCCGGCGACCTCGGTCTGCTGGGGATTTCCAAACCGGAAAAATTCGGCGGCATGGGCCTGGATTACAGCTATTCGATCGTCGCCGCCGAAGAGTTCGGCACCATCCATTGCGGCGGCATTCCGATGTCGATTGGCGTGCAGACCGACATGTGCACTCCCGCCCTCGCCCGCTTCGGTTCCGATGAATTGCGCGAAGAATTTCTGCGCCCGGCCATCACCGGCGAGCAGGTCGGTTGCATCGGCGTCTCGGAAGTCGGCGCCGGTTCCGACGTCGCCGGGCTCAAGACCACCGCGCGCAAGGACGGCGACGACTACGTGATCAACGGTAGCAAGATGTGGATCACCAACTCGCCGAGCGCCGACTTCATCTGTCTGCTGGCCAACACCTCGGACGACAAACCACACATCAACAAATCGCTGATCATGGTGCCGATGAACACGCCGGGCATCAGCCTCAGTTCGCACCTCGACAAGCTCGGCATGCGCAGCTCGGAAACCGCTCAGGTGTTTTTCGACAACGTGCGCGTGCCCCAGCGCAATCGCATCGGCCACGAAGGCGCCGGGTTCATGATGCAGATGCTGCAGTTCCAGGAGGAACGTCTGTTCGGCGCGGCCAACATGATCAAGGGCCTGGAATACTGCGTCGACAGCACCATCGAGTACTGCAAGGAGCGCAAGACCTTCGGCAACGCGCTGATCGACAATCAGGTGATCCACTTCCGCCTCGCCGAATTGCAGACCGAAATCGAATGCCTGCGGGCGCTGGTCTATCAGGCCACCGAGCAATACGTGAAAGGCCAGGACGTCACCCGACTGGCCTCGATGGCCAAGCTCAAGGCCGGGCGTCTCGGCCGGGAAGTCAGCGACAGTTGCCTGCAATACTGGGGCGGTATGGGTTTCATGTGGGACAACCCGGTGGCCCGCGCCTACCGCGACGTGCGGCTGGTGTCGATTGGCGGCGGCGCCGATGAAATCATGCTGGGGATCATCTGCAAACTGATGGGCATCCTGCCGGGGAAAAAGAAATGA